The proteins below are encoded in one region of bacterium:
- a CDS encoding Rpn family recombination-promoting nuclease/putative transposase, whose amino-acid sequence MQEVEEKRLIRFDWAAKHILRDKSNFDILEGFLTALLEKDIKIINLLESESNREDETDKFNRVDLLTVDDKGEYIIIEIQNEREIHYLERLLYGTSKLIIDNLKLGEPYKKIKKVISISILYFTLGEKVDDYVYCGNTEFRGIHTNNPLVLRRKDKETIKTIETKDIYPQYYLIEVEKFENVIRSDLDEWIYFLKNESIRDDFKSKNIKKVTEKLDILKMSKAEKKRYGRYLMNLASEIDIIEGAREEGIEEGRTEGIKEGIEKGRKEGIEEGLEKGRKEIARNMIKFGMSIEDITRITGFTINEVGKVEEEEGRRWKKLK is encoded by the coding sequence ATGCAAGAAGTAGAAGAAAAAAGGCTGATAAGATTTGATTGGGCGGCGAAACATATCTTGAGAGATAAATCAAACTTTGATATCTTAGAGGGATTTCTAACCGCACTTTTAGAGAAGGATATAAAAATAATAAATCTACTTGAAAGTGAATCAAACAGAGAAGATGAAACCGATAAGTTTAACCGGGTTGATCTACTTACGGTTGATGATAAGGGTGAATATATTATCATAGAGATACAGAATGAGCGAGAAATTCATTATCTGGAGAGGCTTTTATATGGGACATCAAAGCTGATTATAGACAACCTGAAACTTGGCGAGCCTTATAAAAAGATAAAAAAGGTAATATCAATTAGTATATTATATTTTACCTTAGGAGAAAAGGTTGATGATTATGTCTATTGTGGAAATACGGAGTTTAGAGGGATACATACCAATAACCCCTTAGTTTTAAGGCGTAAAGATAAAGAGACAATAAAGACAATAGAGACAAAGGATATCTATCCCCAGTATTATCTGATAGAAGTAGAGAAGTTTGAGAATGTCATCCGGAGCGACTTAGATGAATGGATATACTTTTTAAAGAATGAGAGCATAAGAGATGATTTTAAGTCAAAGAATATAAAGAAAGTAACAGAGAAGCTTGACATCCTGAAGATGAGCAAAGCGGAAAAAAAGAGGTATGGGAGATATTTAATGAATCTGGCCAGTGAGATTGATATAATTGAAGGTGCCAGAGAAGAGGGGATAGAGGAAGGGAGGACAGAAGGGATAAAAGAAGGGATAGAAAAGGGGAGGAAAGAGGGGATAGAAGAAGGGCTGGAAAAAGGGAGAAAGGAAATAGCCAGAAATATGATTAAATTTGGGATGAGTATAGAAGATATTACCAGAATTACAGGCTTTACGATAAATGAGGTGGGAAAAGTTGAAGAAGAGGAAGGAAGAAGGTGGAAAAAGCTGAAATGA
- a CDS encoding acetyltransferase, producing the protein MEKIIIIGGGGHARVLIELIRLSGQYEIVGILDSQFKVGSSVSGISVLGNDDLLPQLYAKGIKNACIAVGSIRDNSQRKMLYEKVKEASFSVPILIHPRAIISEDIQVSEGVQIMAGAIVQADCSIGENTIINTGAIVEHDCNIGWHVHLCPGVVISGGVSIGDSAFIGAGATVIQGVKIGRKAIIAAGSVVVNDVADGITVKGVPAK; encoded by the coding sequence ATGGAAAAGATTATAATAATAGGGGGCGGAGGGCACGCCAGGGTTTTGATAGAGCTTATCAGACTCTCTGGACAATACGAAATCGTCGGGATATTAGACTCGCAGTTTAAAGTAGGCTCATCCGTCTCAGGGATATCCGTTTTAGGTAATGATGATTTGCTCCCCCAGTTATATGCTAAAGGAATCAAGAATGCTTGTATTGCCGTAGGGAGTATTAGAGATAACAGCCAAAGAAAGATGTTATACGAGAAAGTTAAAGAGGCAAGTTTTTCTGTACCGATTTTGATCCATCCACGAGCTATTATTTCGGAAGATATCCAAGTCTCCGAAGGCGTTCAGATAATGGCCGGGGCAATTGTTCAGGCAGATTGTTCCATTGGAGAAAATACTATAATCAATACCGGGGCTATAGTTGAACACGATTGTAATATTGGTTGGCATGTTCACCTATGTCCTGGGGTCGTAATTTCAGGAGGTGTTTCTATTGGTGATAGTGCTTTCATAGGCGCGGGGGCTACAGTTATTCAAGGAGTTAAAATAGGTAGAAAGGCTATAATAGCCGCCGGTTCTGTAGTGGTAAATGATGTGGCCGATGGGATCACGGTAAAAGGGGTCCCTGCCAAATGA
- a CDS encoding DUF3782 domain-containing protein → MPGRMLKLKEEERHILERLPLLLKKDAQFRREVSVVLSETLATKDELRQVLEEIRISREEANRRFEAMDRRFEAMDRRFETLVSEMHQGFELHSKAIRDLEIRTESLVQEMRKGFELQSKAIRDLEIRLETAMNKGLRDVNIKIDTVGARWGIFAESTIRNTLKELFLKNLKVTEVKEWKVQDKDGFVFGYPQEIQGDILIKDGEDYLVEIKSSAGSGDVTILHRKAKFYEQITGILPKMIFVAVNMKEEGKKSCQELSIQLITYEDIKD, encoded by the coding sequence AAAGGCATATCCTGGAGAGGCTGCCCTTACTTCTGAAAAAAGATGCTCAATTCAGGCGTGAGGTATCAGTTGTTTTGAGCGAGACATTAGCTACCAAAGATGAATTAAGACAGGTCTTAGAAGAAATTCGGATTAGTCGAGAGGAAGCCAATCGCAGGTTTGAAGCCATGGATCGCAGGTTTGAAGCCATGGACCGCCGGTTTGAGACCTTAGTTTCCGAGATGCACCAAGGTTTTGAGTTGCACTCAAAGGCGATAAGGGATTTAGAAATTAGAACTGAATCTTTGGTTCAAGAAATGCGTAAGGGCTTTGAACTCCAATCAAAGGCGATAAGGGATTTAGAAATTAGATTGGAGACAGCGATGAATAAGGGCCTGCGAGATGTGAACATAAAAATAGATACGGTCGGTGCCCGATGGGGAATCTTTGCTGAATCTACTATCAGGAATACCCTAAAGGAGCTTTTCTTAAAAAATCTTAAGGTAACAGAGGTAAAAGAGTGGAAAGTTCAGGACAAGGATGGATTTGTCTTTGGCTATCCTCAGGAGATACAAGGAGATATCTTAATTAAGGATGGAGAGGACTATCTGGTAGAGATAAAATCATCAGCAGGCTCAGGGGATGTAACCATTCTGCATCGTAAGGCCAAATTTTATGAACAAATAACCGGTATCCTACCTAAAATGATCTTTGTGGCCGTGAATATGAAGGAAGAAGGGAAGAAGAGTTGTCAGGAACTAAGTATCCAACTCATTACTTACGAGGACATAAAAGATTAA